One segment of Planctomycetota bacterium DNA contains the following:
- a CDS encoding type II secretion system GspH family protein yields the protein MTHSDRPFKSAAGFSLIELLITLSIIAILFGMLVPTFKMVRGSAEKLMCASNMRMIHYGIHGYSNDNRRRLPYCFHSDQRRYQETMALTAMTDTFTGAQEWDGLGLLWRNSGGGSYLDSCQCLFCPSHHGQHHFADAEAELNSPMNSPQPALSTRKLYCNYQYAGDRDTTMTDRPLFDDGNNQTILVSDGLRTGSDFNHIMGGNALRGDGSISWYGNKSVGYNLERLPIDQEELTVKEQISFTKIWSSIQIEVGH from the coding sequence TTGACCCATTCAGACCGACCCTTCAAATCGGCGGCTGGTTTTAGTCTCATCGAACTTCTCATCACGCTCTCGATCATCGCGATCTTGTTCGGGATGCTTGTGCCCACCTTCAAGATGGTGCGCGGCTCGGCGGAGAAGTTGATGTGCGCGAGCAACATGCGCATGATCCATTACGGGATCCACGGCTACTCGAACGACAATCGACGGAGGCTTCCCTACTGCTTCCATTCCGATCAGCGCCGCTACCAGGAAACGATGGCGCTCACCGCGATGACCGACACCTTCACCGGAGCTCAGGAATGGGACGGCCTCGGTCTGCTGTGGCGCAACTCCGGCGGCGGCTCCTATCTTGACAGCTGCCAGTGCCTCTTCTGCCCCTCCCATCATGGACAGCATCACTTTGCGGATGCCGAGGCCGAACTGAACTCCCCGATGAATTCGCCGCAGCCCGCGCTGAGCACCCGCAAGCTGTATTGCAACTACCAGTACGCCGGGGACCGCGACACGACAATGACTGACCGTCCGCTCTTCGACGACGGCAACAACCAGACGATCCTGGTCAGCGACGGACTTCGAACCGGCAGTGACTTCAACCACATCATGGGCGGCAACGCCTTGCGCGGCGACGGCTCGATCTCCTGGTACGGCAACAAGTCCGTGGGCTACAACCTGGAAAGGCTGCCGATCGATCAAGAGGAGCTGACGGTCAAGGAGCAGATCTCCTTCACCAAGATCTGGAGCTCGATTCAAATTGAAGTCGGGCACTGA
- a CDS encoding aminotransferase class IV, protein MVIWLNGTFLSPDDARLSPLDAGLQHGVGLFETLQARGGRVFRLQDHLERLRRSAESLELMSTLRTEPLAEAVAEVAKKWGEKDARIRVTLTGGVVNMLKASRDAAPAVIEPTLLIVASAATPFPPQLFERGVGVAVSDQRVASSDRFAAHKTVAYWPRLFALRQAARLGASESLWFDTRGRLASGCTSNVFLIKGGELQTPNSGDEVDGSPVLPGIARRTVCELAPTLGMEVRRRELVIDDVLSADECFLTNAAWGVLPVVRVEQSKVGGGEPGEGTRKLRKGWLERVAAECSSSAA, encoded by the coding sequence ATGGTGATCTGGCTCAACGGAACCTTTCTCTCTCCCGATGACGCGCGGCTCTCCCCGCTGGATGCGGGGCTGCAGCATGGGGTCGGCTTGTTCGAGACGCTGCAAGCCCGGGGGGGACGGGTGTTTCGCCTGCAGGATCACCTGGAGCGATTGCGCCGCAGCGCGGAATCGCTGGAGCTGATGAGCACGCTGCGAACGGAGCCTCTGGCGGAGGCCGTGGCCGAGGTGGCGAAGAAATGGGGCGAAAAGGACGCACGAATTCGCGTCACCCTGACCGGCGGCGTGGTCAACATGCTCAAAGCCTCCCGGGACGCGGCGCCGGCGGTGATCGAGCCGACTTTGCTAATCGTGGCGAGCGCCGCAACGCCCTTCCCGCCCCAGCTGTTTGAACGCGGCGTGGGGGTGGCGGTCTCGGATCAGCGTGTGGCCAGTTCGGATCGATTCGCGGCGCACAAGACTGTGGCCTATTGGCCGCGATTGTTCGCCTTGCGACAGGCGGCGCGGCTCGGAGCGAGCGAATCCCTGTGGTTCGACACCCGCGGGCGCCTGGCCAGCGGATGCACCAGCAATGTCTTTCTCATCAAGGGAGGTGAATTGCAGACGCCCAACTCCGGTGATGAGGTCGACGGGAGCCCGGTGCTGCCGGGCATCGCGCGGCGCACGGTGTGCGAGCTCGCGCCAACCCTGGGCATGGAAGTTCGGCGAAGGGAACTCGTCATCGACGACGTGCTGTCGGCGGATGAATGCTTCCTGACCAACGCCGCGTGGGGGGTGCTGCCGGTGGTCCGGGTGGAGCAATCGAAGGTGGGCGGCGGCGAGCCGGGCGAAGGGACGCGCAAGCTCCGCAAGGGATGGCTTGAGCGGGTGGCGGCCGAGTGCTCGAGTTCCGCGGCGTAG
- a CDS encoding sigma-70 family RNA polymerase sigma factor: MTFQSGEEEWVFMSKVASGDEAAIAQLYDAFGALVFKSARQVLTRRAEAEDAVQDIFVQLWKTADRFDFRRARLVTWVMLITRRHLIDKLRRKGSRPETLGFDAENTSFRQLNERSNDAAQPMVASESKKALRAKVAMLPELQREVIERAYLNGFTLREVSEQLNVPLGTVKSALSRGLGRLRERIGGTAEELA, translated from the coding sequence ATGACCTTTCAATCAGGTGAAGAAGAGTGGGTTTTTATGTCGAAAGTTGCCTCTGGAGATGAGGCTGCGATCGCACAGTTGTATGACGCTTTTGGTGCCTTGGTCTTCAAATCCGCGCGTCAGGTACTGACACGCCGGGCCGAAGCCGAGGACGCCGTCCAGGACATTTTTGTGCAGCTCTGGAAGACGGCCGACCGCTTCGATTTTCGAAGGGCGCGGCTGGTCACCTGGGTGATGCTGATCACCCGGAGGCATTTGATCGACAAGCTCCGCCGCAAGGGTTCCCGTCCGGAAACCCTGGGTTTTGACGCGGAAAACACCTCGTTCCGTCAATTGAACGAGCGTTCCAATGATGCGGCCCAGCCCATGGTGGCAAGTGAAAGCAAGAAGGCGCTTCGCGCCAAAGTGGCCATGCTGCCCGAGTTGCAGCGCGAGGTGATCGAGCGGGCCTATTTGAATGGATTCACGCTTCGCGAAGTGAGCGAGCAGTTGAATGTCCCGCTGGGAACCGTCAAAAGTGCCCTCAGTCGGGGCTTGGGACGCTTGCGGGAGCGCATCGGCGGCACTGCCGAAGAGTTGGCGTAA